The uncultured Methanomethylovorans sp. genome contains a region encoding:
- the hxlA gene encoding 3-hexulose-6-phosphate synthase yields the protein MRPIIQVALDLVETDRAVQIAKEAVEGGVDWIEVGTPLIKSEGMEAVRVLKKAFPQKIILADMKVTDTGAIEVEMASKAGADIVMVLAGADDSTIIEAVKAAKKYGVKIMADLISVPDPILRSEELEKMGVDYINVHAGIDEQMVGKDPLDIISDIVSVVSIPIAAAGGLDAVGCARAVRAGAKIVIVGGNIIRSADVYASSKKIRESVDSPSVVMVSKPSQDSEIRKLLFEVSTPNISDAMHRKGVMKDIHPMLKGKKMVGTAVTVQTLGGDWAKPVEAIDMAKEGDVIVIYNGRRDVAPWGGLATLSCLNKGITGVVIDGAVRDIDDISTIGLPVFASSYVPNAGEPKGFGEINAEITCGLQIVKPGDYIVGDDNGVVVIPKENAYEVARRAKEVEKTEKRLFEEIKRGATLSEVMKLKKWEKQ from the coding sequence ATTAGACCTATCATTCAGGTAGCCCTTGACCTGGTTGAAACAGACCGTGCCGTACAAATTGCAAAAGAAGCTGTGGAAGGCGGTGTTGACTGGATAGAGGTTGGGACTCCGTTGATCAAGAGTGAGGGAATGGAAGCAGTGCGAGTTCTTAAAAAAGCTTTTCCTCAAAAGATAATACTTGCCGATATGAAGGTAACTGATACAGGTGCAATTGAAGTGGAAATGGCTTCAAAGGCAGGTGCAGACATTGTTATGGTATTGGCAGGAGCCGATGACTCTACGATCATTGAAGCTGTGAAGGCTGCTAAAAAGTATGGTGTAAAGATAATGGCAGACCTTATTTCTGTACCAGATCCCATCTTAAGGTCTGAAGAACTTGAAAAGATGGGCGTTGACTATATTAATGTGCATGCTGGTATCGACGAGCAGATGGTGGGCAAAGACCCCTTGGATATTATATCTGATATTGTAAGTGTTGTCTCCATTCCTATTGCAGCTGCCGGCGGTCTGGACGCTGTAGGCTGTGCCAGAGCAGTTCGGGCCGGAGCAAAGATTGTCATTGTAGGTGGCAACATCATCAGATCTGCTGATGTATATGCTTCTTCCAAAAAAATAAGGGAAAGCGTAGATTCCCCTTCTGTTGTAATGGTTTCGAAACCTTCTCAGGATTCTGAGATCCGTAAGTTGTTATTTGAAGTTTCGACTCCGAACATCTCGGATGCTATGCACCGTAAAGGTGTAATGAAGGACATCCATCCCATGCTAAAAGGTAAAAAAATGGTGGGTACCGCTGTAACGGTACAGACCCTTGGAGGCGATTGGGCAAAACCCGTTGAGGCCATAGACATGGCAAAAGAAGGGGATGTCATTGTTATCTATAATGGCAGGAGGGATGTAGCTCCGTGGGGAGGTCTGGCTACTCTCAGCTGTCTGAATAAGGGCATTACAGGGGTTGTTATTGATGGAGCTGTACGGGACATTGATGATATTAGTACCATAGGTTTGCCCGTATTTGCAAGTAGCTATGTGCCAAATGCCGGTGAACCAAAAGGTTTTGGTGAAATAAATGCCGAAATAACCTGTGGGTTACAGATCGTTAAGCCGGGAGATTATATCGTAGGCGATGATAATGGGGTTGTAGTAATACCAAAGGAAAATGCCTATGAGGTCGCAAGAAGAGCTAAAGAAGTGGAAAAAACAGAAAAGCGTCTATTTGAGGAGATAAAAAGAGGTGCTACACTTTCTGAAGTAATGAAGCTCAAAAAATGGGAGAAACAGTGA